A stretch of the Medicago truncatula cultivar Jemalong A17 chromosome 5, MtrunA17r5.0-ANR, whole genome shotgun sequence genome encodes the following:
- the LOC11425758 gene encoding blue copper protein — translation MEHRRNSSWFLLFSTLSCLFLPCFLGSVGAYKNYTVGDSLGWFDNLEKPTVNYQKWVAKKQFSLGDFLIFNTDNNHSLVQTYNFTTYKQCDYDDAQDKDTIQWSSVDPSNTDIHPVTVAVPLLKEGATYFFSSDYDGEQCKNGQHFKINVTHGQGLPKSLQKPSEDSPSPASPISGDDESAPDTNVPSNFNNPKEDSDDEKTSDKDKDKEESSSLSMLKYVKFHNKLYGCLVLLGTFFFF, via the exons ATGGAACATAGAAGAAACTCATCATGGTTTCTTCTATTCTCAACTCTTTCTTGTCTTTTTCTCCCATGTTTCTTAGGTTCTGTTGGAGCTTACAAAAATTACACAGTGGGAGATTCTTTAGGCTGGTTTGACAATCTTGAAAAGCCAACTGTTAATTATCAGAAGTGGGTTGCCAAGAAACAATTCAGCTTGGGAGATTTCCTCA TTTTCAACACAGACAATAACCACTCTCTTGTTCAAACATATAATTTCACCACATACAAACAATGTGATTATGATGATGCACAAGACAAGGACACAATCCAATGGTCATCAGTTGATCCGTCCAACACTGATATACATCCAGTCACAGTGGCAGTTCCTTTACTGAAAGAAGGGGCAACATATTTCTTCTCTAGTGATTATGATGGTGAACAATGCAAAAATGGAcaacatttcaaaataaatgtgaCTCATGGACAAGGGTTGCCGAAGAGTCTTCAAAAGCCGTCCGAAGATTCTCCATCTCCTGCTAGTCCGATTTCTGGTGACGATGAGTCTGCACCAGACACAAATGTTCCTTCCAATTTCAACAATCCTAAGGAAGATAGTGACGATGAAAAAACTAGTgacaaagataaagataaagaggAATCAAGTTCTCTTTCGATGTTAAAGTATGTAAAATTTCACAACAAGTTATATGGTTGCCTTGTTTTATTAgggacatttttctttttttag
- the LOC11432916 gene encoding G2/mitotic-specific cyclin S13-7, which produces MASRAVIAPTEQNQPRGENKQKNMGVEGRNRKVLQDIQNLVINPADLGANANVTKRLTRAQLAALAQAAAEKNKNFVPATRVEQAQKPAESEVIVISSDEESEEVKEKQAVRERKIRERSTKKIVKTFSSVLSARSKAACRVVPKDFVENIDASDKENELAATEYIDDIYKYYKLSEDDVRVHDYMASQPDINVKMRAILIDWLIEVHRKFELMPETFYLTLNIVDRFLSTKAVPRKELQLVGISSMLIASKYEEIWAPEVNDFVCISDNAYVREQVLVMEKTILRNLEWYLTVPTPYVFLVRYIKASTPSDKEMESMVNFLAELSMMHYATVSSYCPSMIAASAVYAARSTLERSPFWTDTLKHYTGYSEEQLRDCAKLMASFHSAAPESRLRAIYKKFCSSDRCAVALMTPAKNLSSES; this is translated from the exons ATGGCTTCTAGAGCTGTCATTGCTCCAACCGAACAAAACCAACCCAGag GTGAGAATAAGCAGAAGAATATGGGGGTTGAAGGAAGAAACAGAAAAGTACTTCAAGATATCCAAAATCTTGTGATCAACCCAGCAGATCTTGGTGCTAATGCTAATGTCACCAAACGCCTCACAAG gGCTCAGTTAGCGGCTCTTGCTCAAGCCGCAGCCGAGAAGAACAAG AACTTTGTTCCTGCAACAAGGGTGGAACAAGCTCAGAAGCCTGCAGAATCTGAAGTTATTGTCATCAGCTCTGATGAAGAATCTGAGGAAGTGAAGGAGAAACAAGCtgttagagaaagaaaaattagagaaaGATCCACCAAGAAAATTGTCAAGACCTTTAGTTCAGTGCTTTCAGCTAGAAGCAAG GCTGCTTGTAGAGTTGTGCCCAAGGATTTTGTTGAGAACATTGATGCATCTGATAAGGAAAATGAATTGGCTGCAACTGAGTATATTGATGACATCTACAAGTATTACAAACTTTCTGAA GATGATGTTCGTGTGCATGATTACATGGCTTCTCAGCCAGATATAAATGTTAAGATGAGAGCAATTCTTATTGACTGGTTGATTGAAGTGCATAGGAAATTTGAACTCATGCCGGAAACGTTCTATCTGACTCTCAACATTGTTGACCGATTCTTGTCCACAAAGGCTGTACCTAGAAAGGAACTTCAGCTTGTTGGCATAAGCTCAATGCTTATTGCATCAAAGTATGAAGAGATTTGGGCACCAGAG GTCAATGATTTTGTATGCATATCAGACAATGCATATGTTAGAGAACAGGTTCTGGTTATGGAGAAAACAATCTTGAGAAATCTTGAATGGTATTTGACAGTTCCTACTCCTTATGTCTTTCTGGTTCGGTACATCAAAGCCTCAACCCCCTCTGACAAAGAG ATGGAAAGTATGGTGAATTTCCTTGCTGAACTTTCTATGATGCATTATGCTACTGTATCCTCGTACTGCCCTTCAATGATTGCTGCTTCTGCTGTATACGCGGCAAGATCAACTCTTGAGAGGAGCCCTTTTTGGACTGATACTCTGAAGCACTACACAGGCTACTCTGAGGAACAACTAAG GGATTGTGCCAAACTCATGGCGAGCTTTCATTCTGCTGCTCCAGAGAGTAGGCTAAGGGCAATTTACAAGAAGTTCTGTAGCTCTGATCGTTGTGCTGTTGCTCTTATGACTCCAGCCAAAAATTTGTCTTCAGAATCTTGA